gagtctttgttttttcagggaAAATTTTCAAGTCTGTTCCAGGGAAGCTGATAAAAGAGGTGAGTCCTTCCTcacctgaaagaaaagaaagtaaataaagtgtgtttggaataaacagacactttgttcctgctgctgccgATTTTTAATCAGCtcaagcagaagaagaagaagaagatgaagaagatgatgatgatgatgatattgatatTAAACACTGTGGAACTGGCCGACTTCTGTTTTCCAGAAAGGACAGAACCTGGAGCCTTTCATTCAGTCTTTCTTCAACTCGTGCGAGTCGCCCAAACCCAAACCGAGCCGCCCGGAGCTGACCATCCTCAGCCCGACCGCAGAGAACAACAAGAAGGTAAAAgggttcaaaggtcaaagggtCAAACTCACAGATTCACGGGAGTTTCCTGTGCTGCGGCCCACGCTGTTACGCTGGGtcacatgttccttcatcactgTGATTTAATCTGACTCTGCAGTGACGTCGACGTTCTTCACCTCCCTCAGTGTGTCTGATAATTTCACACTTTGACCTGCAGCTCTTCAACAACCTGTTCAAGAACAACGCGAACCTGTCGGACGCTTCGTGCCGGAGACACAGGCCCAGCTTCCTGGAACCGGTGACTGTCGATGGCATGTACGACTACATGATGTATGTCGGTGAGTGACTGAGCTGCACCGCTCTGCACGGACACCGAGCTCTGACTCATTCACTGTTCACACGTCCATCGGCACCTGAAGCAACAGCTCTGGATTCTGAACAGGGTCCAACGTCCTCCTGTCCCTCTGGTGTTTTCATTCACAGGTCGAGTGGCGTTCCACATGCCGGGCTGGCTGCATCACATGCTGGCCGCCGGCAGAATCCTGTTCAAGAACACGTTTGAGGCCTACATGCACCACTACATGCAGTCCAAGCTGGAGCAGATCCTCCAGGAGCACCGCATGGTGTCTCTCATCACACAACTCAGAGGTGGGACACGATGTCTGTCTTAAACTAAAGGACATTAGTTCCATTTCCAAGTATTTTCTCCTGTTAGTTCTAAATTCCAGGATTATTTAATGTAAACGAGCTTCAGGTGAAACATGTCCACGCTTCCAACAAGACATTCTGTCCACAGCATGTTGTCCTCCTCCGTCCGCCCGTCCTTCAGAGGAGGAACTGAAAAAAGCCGTGACATGTCACAGTGTGGttctcctccctttctgtttGTTCCTTCAGATGCTGTGTTCTGTGAGAACAGTGAGGAACGAAGCACAGAGGACAAACAGGCCAGAGCCAAGCAGACGTTTGAGGAGATGATGAAGTATTTACCAGGTCGGTTTGAAGACGACTTCCTGTTCTGAGTGTGGAGCaaagagaccaaaaccagagctaaaagagaagGAACAGATCCGCGTTGGAATAAataatcgtgtgtgtgtgtgtttgatttcagaCTTTGTGGGGAAGTGCATCGGTGACGAGGCGAAATACGAAGGAATCCGGCTCCTGTTTGACGGTTTCCAGCAGCCGCTGCTCAACAAGCAGGTAAAGAAGAAAAGGTTCAACTCAGAGCGTGTCCCGGTGATTTAAAGCTCAAGCAGAATGAAATCACCAAAGAGTCTTCTCTAACAGGACGGCATGtgttgtctctgtcctcagatgACGTACGTCCTGCTGGACATCGCCGTGCAGGAGCTGTTTCCTGAGCTCAGCCAGGTAAGAAAGTGGACAGTGGAAGAcgggaggagagacagcagtgaAGTTAACACGCACACGCCGCAGATTCACCATGATGTCAGAAGGAAAAGTGCTAAATGTCGTAGCACGTGGAGTTTACAGCAGGTGTCTGATGCTGGTGTCTCCTCAGCAGGGAGCGAAGGAAGCCACCTGAACAGCGGATCCACATCCTGAACCACAGAAGTGCAATAATCACTCCAAACCCTCGGGGAGCATCGAAACATTCCAGTGAATATTAAAGCCCAAATAAAAAGAAACGTATATTTATTGCTGTCGCTGCAGCTGAAGACGTCTGCTGAGTTTTCTTTGACCACGTTCACACGTCACGTTCGTCACgttcaacattttattttacaggtctgTAAATTCCAGTTTTGTTCCAAATAATCTGTGTgaagtttcctggaaagaacCGAACATTTTGGACAGTAATTACAGGTGAAACACACCTGATCAGTCTGTGAACGTCAACGTGTTTCAGTCAGGAGACAAATAACAGATCTGTAAAACAAAGTGTGACTCGTGTGTTTAAcagtttcagctgctgatgaaaTGAATCAGTGAGTTTGTAGTGTTGGTACTTTGAAAGGATCTGAGCTCTTCCTCCACCACCGTGAATCTCTCACCTGTCCTGGAGTCCTGAAGCTTCACGgttagaaactgaaaaacaaaacaaagcatcaGGACATGAAAACATCTGGATTCAATTATCCAGAAACCAGGAAAAACTTCAGAGATCTGTGAGAAACTCAGAAAAACCACTCGCTCCGTTtcccaggtttttttttcccggcatttcaaaagaataaaaataaactgctcagctcaaacaaacagaaacaaaggacGAGGCCTGTCCACGTCCCAGCGGCAGCACAGATTTATGATGCGTGTAACACAAAACCCGACACACAGACCCTGCATggattcatgtgttcactgctGTGAGACTCTGGTTAAACCTTCACTGAGTAACTGAAGAGAAGTCTCCGTGTGACAGCTCTGTGTCCTCGTCTCTTCTCAGAAACTGTTCTGTCCTaaatgaaagcagagcagagggagaacagTTTCCAGGAAGAAGGATCCTTCCCTGCATTTGGCAGCTGGTGGTGGTGCAGGCTGCTGCCAGCTGTGACGGGGGTCACTGACTAATAAGGAGCTGCGAGCATTAGCAGGCAGCGGGCGTTGTTCAGGAGATCATCGACACAGAGGAGGCCTTGTTCACAGGACTCGGAGAGTTTCCCTGAGAGtctgggggaggaggaggaggagggggaggaagacaaggagggggaggaggagagtcaGCTGAACGCTCCTGGAACGAGCTCCTGTTTTAGAAGATTAACTGAAAGCAGAGAGTTTTAAAAACTGGGACTCTGACGTTGTACCAGGAAATAAAAAGCTGGAATTTATTTCACATCAGTTTTGTCAGTAAAATCTTTGAGTAGTAGGATTAATACAGTGCTTGATAATACTTATCCTTGAAAAAGTAGCTTACACAGGAAATGACAAACCTCTAAAGAATTATGGCccaataatataaaacaatcTGAAAACGTATCTGCAGTGATCAGCTGCCGCGATTTCAACTTTCAGTATCCTGATAAAACTACAAACTAAAGGACGCTGCTCTGAGACGCCTGTCCATCCAATCGTTTGTCTCTGTGAGCCTCAGAGAATCTGGGGCTGTGTAGTTCAGCTCAGGCCTCAGTGGTCATCAGACGAACTGCAGGTCCAAACCACGAACGTTTGGCTCCTCGAGTTTCTCTGGTTTTCCAGATGAAGGTCGGATACTTCGGTCAGGCCTGTTCACGtccatcagctgctgcttcttcatgttcacatgcagtgttttttctgtcctcttgtGTCTTCTGGGTGGATTCAGTCTTACATGGTCCCACACAGAGTCCAGAGCAGCCCCAGTAAAACCAGCGCAGTGGTCTGTCCCCTCAGTCCAGAAGCTGAGCTGTAGATCTTGATTCGTCCTTCAACAGACGGATAAACGTTCTTTCTTTGAGTGATGTAGTTGGACACGACTGAAATGTCCAGATCCCCTGGAGACAAATAAAAAACCagagaaatgttaaaatgcttGTTTAGATAAAAGCTAACGATCCCCTGAACGTCCTGGAGTCTCACCGCTGTTGTGCTTGAGCTTCTCGTCTTTGATCATGGAGAATCCGTCTCCGCCCTTCACCAGGTAGGACGGCAGCACCACTTTGTAAACCTCCTCATCCTGAACCGGTTCGTAGTGGGGGACGCGACACTTGGTGCAGAGGATGCTGAGGCTCTTCACTCGATGGCCCGGAGGTTTGGTGAGGTCAAACTCTACGTGAAATCCTGTTGGACGACAGCACAAACTCAAACATGATCACACGCCAAACATCACGGCCTTCATAatgtgttcctaataaactggaCACTGAGCATGAGTAGAGATGGAAATGTAAATATCCGGGTACCGGACACTTGCAGGAACTCTCCGGTGCTCTGTCCGTATCGTCTCACTGAGTGTTCGAAAGCTTTCCTCAGCGTGGAGCCTTTCAGCTGCACCAGGTCGAAGGTTCCTCCGAACGGTAAGACGGAGATCAGGTCCTCCATGGTGATCGAACCTGTGGACAACATCACCGTTTTAAAACCTCATCCTGGTGTCTGAGCGCAGCGAGTCGTTTTAAATCTCAGAAACCAGCGACGCACCGTTTCTGCTGTGCTCATCGACAGACGCCCGGATGCCTCCGCCGTTGAAGATGCAGGCGCTGACGTGGTTCCACTGGACACCGTTTACGAACCTGATGTTGTTGACGAGCTGAAGAACAGAGACAGTTTTCAGTCTGAGTGTTGTCAGACGAAGCTGAACACAGTTTTCGATGATCCACGTCTCCAGAGGTAAAGACTCACCATGGCGTCGCAGATCAGGTTTCCCAGGTTGCATTCCCGGAAACGACATTCCGTAGTTTCCCCGTTCAGGAAGACCAGAGTTTTTCCCACCACCTGAGCCGAGTAGTTGCTCAGATTCTTCTTCCATTCCTCCACATCAGCGAGAACATCTGGATCTGGACCagacagttttcagtttcagaggGAGCTGAGCTGATGCAGATATTCTGTAACATCTGTTTAACACTTTCACACATTCATATCTTTACCCTGTGGGACGCTGCTGTTCAGCAGGATGGGGTTTCCTGTGGAGCTCACGACCTTCCCAGCATCATCGAAGGTCACTTTCAGATAACCCAGGTATTTCCCGAAGGCGTACGCCTGCACAACAGGAACCAGCTGTCCACTGTCCGATTTCACCATGAAGGGATACAGACCTGCGGGGGTCTCAGTGGAAGGAGGAGttcctgaaaaaacaaaagactctGTCTGAAAACAGCAACGAGAACCATGTTTATTCAAACGCAGCATCAAGACGAAGGATCGCGATACGTTCGCTACGGATTCACTGACTCTGTGAAACAGGCTCATCATCGTCACATCTGAGAGACTCAAACTGAacgtttttcatttttcctccaaTGATTATCAGATCTGTCACTGATGACTCGTCTGCCTTCAGGTGGCGAACAAACGGCGAAGCTCAGATGATGGTTCAGAGCTCGTGAGTTAAATATGTCGGCACCATTCGCTCGTTCGTGCCCTCAAATAAATAATCAAGCAGCACGTCTGTAAATTTGTTTCACTCGAGTTTGTGCAGAAACCTTCTGTAATCCTGTGAGGAGCGTTTCAGGCACGTCAGCGATCGCACGGCGTGATTCAGGATTAAAGGCTGAGCTGAAACGTCCGGAATCAAAGGAAAACGGGTTGAAAaccaaacagagaggaagagacatgAGTCAGAGACACTGCACGAGACCACAGGAGCGAGTGATGACCTGTGTCCCACAAACAACTCCAAGTCTGGCTGCTGCTTCGAAGTCTGGCagtcctcctccactcctccacacacacacagacccatgCAGTCTCTGACTTGGAgtcttttcttgttcttttcttgGATCAGTGTTAAAACCAAGTGTTTTTCCAAGAACCCTTCAGCCGCGTCACTGGTGATAACCTGTGTTTTTCTAACTTCCTTTCAGTCTCTGGTTTTTACTGGATTTCACAGCACGACGCTGCTCTTTACAGAAGGACCTTCCTCTCTAGAGCCTAAAATATCACCAGGTTCTGGTGTGAGAGGCTCAGTGGGGCCACGTCCcagcctctctgcctccacGGCCTGgtctctgctgtggaaaaacactttggAAAACCACAGAGTTATTTATGGAGACCAGAGCGGCTGTTTACTCTGGGACCAGCAGCTCGAGAGCGTGAAGCGAAACAACACGAGAATCattccaaaacatttcaaaacacgtccacagagacagcagctaCAGGAAGGGAATGAGAATTTGCATTAAAGTTTCAGAGGGCAACATGATGTCCTGACAGATGTGATATTCACAGCTGTATTCACCTCCGTACCTGTATACAGGAAAGTGTTGCTGTGCCCGCCGACGACCACGTCCACCCCGCGCACCTTCCTGCCGATCTCCTGGTCCACGGTGAAACCGGAGTGACCCAGAGCGATGATCTTATTGACTCCCAGCGTCTGAAGTTTGTCCACGTGCGGCTGCAGGGCCATCACCTCGTCCACGAACTGCAGGTGAGGTCCTGTGGAGCAGCgtggacaggtgagacaggtgccAACGTTTCACTCTTCACTGCAGCAACGCTTCAAGTCACATGTTGAAGATGTGAGCACAAATCAGCATCTGGTGTCCTGAACACGCTGAAACCAGCTCATATCTCCCCTGATCTCACTCTGCCAGTTCATCTCTGTTCCCTAATGCCTGTAATTTCTCGTCCTCTGTTTCTGGGAACTCTCTGCCCCTGTTTTCCTCAGAGGAGAAACTTCATGATCTTTCCTTTTTTGGACCTGTAGCCACTAAAACGACTGTTTCCCTCCAGGAAAATCAGATTTGTGCTTCTATGAGCTTCTGAACTCGGCTGAAAAGGTTTCAACAGTAAGATTCAGGTAACTGTGACGCTCAGAGGAGACGGTGAGTGTTATAGAGACGCAGAGTGTGAATCATGATGTTTACGGAGGCCGTCACATGAGTATGACATAAACCATCCATCTCCACCTACCAGGTCTGGACAGAGCAGGCGTTTCCTGCGACGTGTATCCCACCACACCCACCTTCTCTGCACCTACTGTGAATATCTTATAGGGCAGGTACGACTTTCCAAAGGTGGGGGCCAGAGTTGTGTCTGCTTTGATGTTGGCGCTGAGAACAGGACACTCGATCTCCTCCATGAACGGTTTCATCAGTCCTTCCACTCCGTTGTCAAACTCATGATTTCCAAAggtctgaaaaacacacagagacacgtcAGCTGCAGCTGGACACAGTGAGACGCTCGGACACACGGTCTGTCTATGAGCCATGAACAGTTCAACCGAAGTGGTTTTCTCATTTCTGTAAATGTGGCTCAAAGATGAAAACACTTCTCTGTTAATATAATGAAAACCAGCCTCGGCCTTTCACTGATCCGATGTTTGAATCATGAATCATGGATGATGAGGAGCAGTGAGCTCAGCCTGATCAGGCGGAGCTCACTGCTCCTCATCATCCATCAGCTCCTGCTGTGACTGGAGTTGGACGAGCAGCTCAGACTCACTGTGAGAACATTACAGCACCGTTACCCAGACACTGATGGAGACACAGAACTTTTATTTACTCTCTCATTCAGTTCTTCACATTCTGAACTTGATCAGTTTGGAAAACAGTGAATTCAGTGAATGATCTGAATGTTCATGAAGTCATTAGTGGAATGACAGGAAATTAACAATCTACCTTCCGTCTGGGATCAATCGGGTCGATCGATCGATCAGTTATTGAAACTCTCTTCAGACTCACTCAGAGAAAAtcctgataaataaataaataaatctcagcTCAGCCTGTTTCTTACCATGGCATCATACCGCAGCTTGTTCATGAAATGCGCGGCCTCGGCTCCCTTGTAGTAATTGAACCACACGGTCCCCTGGAACTGATCCCCGGCGTCCAGCAGGAGCACGTTGCTCTCGGAGCTGCGGATCCTCTTGATCATCGTGGCTCTCCGGGCCACGCCGGCGAAACACTCGCCGCCTTTGGTGCATTTCCCGGAGTGTTTGTTGGTCTCCTCCACCCGTGCGTGCACGTCGTTGGTGTGGAGGAGAACCAGGTCCCAGGCCGCCGAGGGGGACGCGAAGAATCCCAgcggcaggaggaggaggaggctgagccGCGGCAGAGCGCTCTGCTCCGGGCGCACCGCGTCCATCTCTCCGCTGATCGAAGCGCAGAAACACGGGAGGAGGAAACCGGACGCGGTGGACGACAAACGGCTTGTTTCCTCTTACATGACCGAGCAGACTCCGTTTCCTCGTCTCTGATCCGGATTCTCTCGGTGTGTCTCCTTAAATGAAACGTGGCGTCCGATGAAAGTACATGCTGAGAAGACCGAGACACGAAGGAACCGAGAGGAACGCTGATCGGCCCCCACCGCCCGCCCCCAGCTCTGACTCTCCGAcccacagctggacagctgcGCGCAGGTCAGACCACCCGGCTCAGGTCCCCTCAGACCCGCTCCTCTGTGAACAGATCACAGGTGAAGCACAGCGGCAGAGTCACACAGCTCCGCCTGACTTAGCCGCGGTTAGAAACCTGGATGTGTTGCATCTACTTTGTATTAATCAAGCAATGTTCTCATGTGTCCCTGTCCAATAAACAAGTAAAGaggccagcacacacacacacacagacacagacacacagacacacacacacacacacacagacacagacacagacacagacacacacacacagacacacacacacacacactctcctccttCCACCTACaaccagcagcaggaagcaACACGTCCAGACCAAACAGAGGGTGGATGATCCTGCTGACAGGACGGagcctgtttctgtctgacagTGAAACTGTTAGAAGCTTAAAGAATTTAGGTGCAGACAAACTTGTGAAACTGAAACCTGACTCTGACCCTGAGCTCAGTCACTGGAGCTCATGGATCCAGTGCAGAAACACTGGAGATGATGGTTTGCTATGGAACTCACTTATTTTTATCCAGAAGAATCTGGAAATGTCTTCAGAACGACAGCAAACGTTTTCTAACGTTGTCAAACATCAACAGCTGATTGTACTGTAGAGAGGCCGAGGGTGGGCTCCGTGATCTGAGCCTGTGCTAAAACATGAGGGGCCTCAGTCActctgtgtgcagcagcattTTCACTCCCCACTGGATTAAAGGTGTAAAGTGTCAAGCTGACGTGAGGACGACGTTTAGTAAGAGCTGCTGCATCTGAAACCACGAGGTAAAGTCAGGGTTTGGATCATGAACCGTGGGACGGCGAGGGACAGCGAGGGACTGGAGGTCAAAGTCTTAGTGTCTCACTACACAAGCTGCCGTTTCAGTCCTGCACTCTCCCACACAGCTCTGGTTTTCAAACCACACTCTGCACATCACTGTGTAaacagactgcagacagagcagTAACACCGTGATTATTTACGGCCGTGCGGTCGAGTGACGTCCACTGCAGCAGACCACGGTGGAAACGAGACTTCTGACTCCTCCATCGGTGAACTGGTGACATCTGATGCATCATTTCCTCATTTAAGGTCACGTTCATTAGGTCACTGTGCACTGGAGGCATTTTCACTCCCATGAGACAATTCAAACCAGTGTCTCGGTGCACGAGTGAGAACAAAGAGTTTTAAAGCAGAAACTCAGAAAAGTCATAAAACCAAAGTCACATTCggcttctctcctcctcacgTCCACCGCCTCCTGCAGCAGATTCAGTAGCATGTGGCTGCTGCCATATGGTAATCTCCTTCatgagaggcagagatgaaTCCATACAGGAGGAGTGATGGGCAGCGAGTCTCACTCACTGATCAGCAGCTGAGCAGCACCCAGAGTGTGTGCAGGAGAATAACTGAAGCTGCTGTACTCCTGAGGCCAGTGGTGTCGGTGCAGGAGACATATTCACCTGCCTCAGCAGCTGGCAGACCACAGGACCCGTCGGCTCACCGAGGATTTAGCTCGACTCTGCTGGTGGTTTCCCACCACGAGGCGTTTTTCCTGCAGAGGGCAGGAGAGTGTAGGAGACGAGAGGAGACGCACTCACTGCTCTGTCAGCGTCTCTCACACTACAACAACATCAGGGCTGAACCATCCAACCCAGCTTCCTCTCCACAGGTTTACCTTCTGCGTATGTTTGagatgaacaacaacaacaaaaactggtGCTCGGTGGTTTTGACAGGAGCTCAGAGGGAATCAGAGAAACAGATCAGAGTGTGAGGGACAGCAGAGACGGAGCTCAGCCTGATTCCAGGTGACAGATAACAGCAGCTGAGGATGAGAACGGGCAGTGTACGAGCTGAGAGCTGACCCTGAGTCAGATCCGTCCTCTCTGAACCGTCCTCTGACGAGCTGATCAATACAGGCTCCGCCTCAGGGCGTCGACCTTCTAACGATCGTGACGATAATGAGACGATCAGTCAGCGGCTGAAGCAGGTGACACGACAGCTTAGGCTGAAACCGGCTGAGAACAGCACGGCGTCCGTCTCCGTCTGAACAGCCGCTCTGATCTCTGAGGACACTCGTTTCCTCAGtggggaggtcagaggtcacggcCGCCCACACAGCGGCATTCCCAGGAGCACACAGGGATTCAGCGTCTTCCTGAAGGACACATCGGCAGGACGGACACAGGAGCTGATTCCCACTGATGTGTCCCCTgactttcatctgtctttcctGAACTTTTAACtgcaggtttgtttttgttttgaagaggTGGCTGTAAAAACCGGTGAGTCTTACAGaactattttaaaatgacacGAGAACTGATTTCTAACTAATTCTGTCATTGATTAGACTCTGCACTGGTAAGAAGCTGCCGCAGCACAGAACCTGCTCAGACCAGTGACTCAGCGGTAACAAACCCTGTTTGTTGGTTTTACAGGAGAAAAACACGAAAGGATGAAAACGATTTGGTTGTTTGGGTGAATGTTCTGTgatgtgcaaaagttttaggcactaaaaaaaaaacaaaaacccacaacTTCTCCCTGACCTGAGAAAACCCAGGAGGCTCAAACCGGAGACCTCAGGTCAGAGCAGGCTCTCCACCCGCCGCCACACCACCGCCCACGTGGTGTGATGTGCGTCACGATCCCTTCTCCGGCCGTCAGTGCGCGTCAGCTGCCAGCGACGGGCCTCCCACAGCCGACACGCGGTGGAAGAGGTCTGATGATGAGGCGCGATCTGTCTGAAGGGCGGCGCGGTCTGTCAGAGTGTCAAAACCTCCGCTTCAATTCCACCTGTCATCCACATCCGAAACAGACGCAGACGCCGCCGCAGAAAGGCCTCGTCCGAGGAAACTCGAACCGAGAGACGCCGGAGAACACCAGGAGcagtttctctgctctgtgatggagtgtgtgatgatggagtgtgtgtgtgctctgcagcCACAGGTGTAAGCAGTCCGAATCAATACGGTTCCAAAGAGACGAAGCAGTGGGAGGTTTTATTTCTCATTCTACagctcagagaggaagaggaggaagaggaggaagagactgtgtgaaTAATGGAAGCGTTTGATGCATAAATCAGGAGGATGATGGGAGCTCAGAGGGGACAATAGTAAGAAACGTGCCTGAGATCAAACTTCTGTTCTGATTCTGTACTTTGTTACTTCAGCCGACTTTAAATTTAATTAGAtcaactgaaatgaaagatgaaGCCAGAGTCAGCGTAAAACACCGCGACACCAAACACAAGTcaaaaaccaacataaagttTGGATTTAAATCCTTCTTTGTTTCTCAGCTGCATTTtcctctggattttttttcttactggtAGAAAAGTGTTCACCCATAATTTCCTCCGACCTCCATGTTCTGCTGCCATCATGGCTCTAAAGCACCAATCATAACACCAATCAAACTGCCACTCACATGTTGAGCTGCAGGTTGTAATGATCACGTTGGTTTAATTGCTCAATAATCGATTTGACCTCTGTCCTCTGAAGAATAAAGTTTTCTCGCCCTGAGgtgaaacacacagctgagtgtgtctgtaCAGTGCGAGATCacaaagaacaacacaaacacaaacaatgatCTTCAGCAAAGTGTCTGACCCAGGAGAGAAGATCAGCACTGCTGCAGCACCGACGAGCGTGGGGCCACGTGTCTGTACGCTGCGCTGTGTGAAACAACGAAAggttcaaataaaaaacaaatcaacacacagttacacacatttcCGTTCACTGTCTGCGTTTACGGAGATCTGATTTTGGTACAGTTTGTTGTTCTAATGGTTGTTTTCTAGGAAAAATCAGTTCATTTCGACGAGGAGGAGAGAACGTTATTCACTCGTCTCCCTCCCATCTCTTTTCCCAGATGGTCTGGAGGTTCAAACCGGTGATTTCCTTCTCACACGCCCACTTTTCTAAACTCGAGGCTGGGCTGcaaatgacagcagagagttACAGCAGGAGGAGGGTAAGAAATGATTTCTCTCCacgaggaggagaaacaggggAGGGGCGGCAGAGATGGCAGGATGATGCTGGAGGTAGAAAGTAAAGCTGTTttaaaagagataaaaacatTCCCTGAACGCCAGCGTCCAAATTCAACCGCGTCGTTTTTGACTTGCAAATTTCTTCATGATTTTCATGCAAATGTCTTACAACAGTTTGTTGGGAAGATGTGATCTCCCTTTAGTCAAGACAACAAAAGCCAGATGGTTAACTTCGTGTGAAGTGGCTCTGAGATGACTCGATACAAACAGCAGCCTCCTGCTTATGAAAGGAAATATCTCCCAGCATGCTCGGAGACCCAGGGGTACTTCAACCATGACATGATTAATAACCCTGCACTTAAAATAGGCTTCAAAAATAATTATAGGCGATGGATGGGGGAAGTGCGGTCTCTGTAATTACACGGCACAAAGACCGTGGAAGGATTTGTGTTGGTGGATCAATGCAGAGACAAAGCAACAATAAAGGCAAAGTGCTGCTGGGAGCCAGGTTCTGATCCAGACAGGTCTCACTGGGGACGAGCGACTCTGACGAGACTAACGCGCACAAAGCGATCCGTCCTAAaacgccgccgccgccgccgccgccgccgcctccATCTGTGCAGGCTCCTCACAGCACTTTACAGGAAGAAGACGGGTTTTCAGCTCTGGTTTCATCATGAACTGGaactttttcttaaatcactGAGAAACTGGAGAAAGTTTCATCAAAGTGAAGCAGA
This genomic stretch from Toxotes jaculatrix isolate fToxJac2 chromosome 19, fToxJac2.pri, whole genome shotgun sequence harbors:
- the nt5e gene encoding 5'-nucleotidase — protein: MDAVRPEQSALPRLSLLLLLPLGFFASPSAAWDLVLLHTNDVHARVEETNKHSGKCTKGGECFAGVARRATMIKRIRSSESNVLLLDAGDQFQGTVWFNYYKGAEAAHFMNKLRYDAMTFGNHEFDNGVEGLMKPFMEEIECPVLSANIKADTTLAPTFGKSYLPYKIFTVGAEKVGVVGYTSQETPALSRPGPHLQFVDEVMALQPHVDKLQTLGVNKIIALGHSGFTVDQEIGRKVRGVDVVVGGHSNTFLYTGTPPSTETPAGLYPFMVKSDSGQLVPVVQAYAFGKYLGYLKVTFDDAGKVVSSTGNPILLNSSVPQDPDVLADVEEWKKNLSNYSAQVVGKTLVFLNGETTECRFRECNLGNLICDAMLVNNIRFVNGVQWNHVSACIFNGGGIRASVDEHSRNGSITMEDLISVLPFGGTFDLVQLKGSTLRKAFEHSVRRYGQSTGEFLQVSGFHVEFDLTKPPGHRVKSLSILCTKCRVPHYEPVQDEEVYKVVLPSYLVKGGDGFSMIKDEKLKHNSGDLDISVVSNYITQRKNVYPSVEGRIKIYSSASGLRGQTTALVLLGLLWTLCGTM